A window of Candidatus Methanoperedens sp. contains these coding sequences:
- the cofC gene encoding 2-phospho-L-lactate guanylyltransferase, protein MRAVIPFRKSNAKSRLSSLLSEKEREELAMAMLNDVAGTLVSSGCFDVIDILSTSMIEVKGVNTVLTKMGLNEALNEYLGKMSSHKINEPVLIIMADIPLVSTKNIIDIVSTKADIVVAPGRMGGTNAIFIRDPASFHVDYYGASFLKHLNIASGLHTEIFDSFNLSTDIDEVPDLIEVLLHGKGQSKEYLKKIGIDISANGGRVGVKRSG, encoded by the coding sequence ATGAGAGCCGTCATTCCCTTCAGGAAAAGTAATGCAAAGTCAAGGTTAAGCTCATTGCTATCTGAAAAAGAGCGCGAGGAGCTTGCGATGGCAATGCTGAATGACGTGGCAGGAACGCTTGTGAGTTCAGGATGCTTTGACGTGATCGATATTTTATCTACATCAATGATCGAAGTCAAAGGTGTCAATACCGTGCTGACTAAAATGGGTTTGAATGAAGCCCTGAATGAATACCTTGGCAAGATGTCATCACATAAAATAAATGAGCCAGTCCTTATAATTATGGCTGATATTCCTCTTGTTTCAACAAAGAACATAATAGACATTGTATCCACAAAGGCCGATATCGTGGTCGCACCCGGCAGGATGGGAGGCACGAACGCAATATTTATCCGCGACCCGGCAAGTTTCCATGTAGATTATTACGGCGCAAGTTTTCTTAAACATCTCAATATCGCTTCAGGTCTCCATACAGAGATCTTTGACTCTTTTAATCTCAGTACCGATATAGATGAAGTTCCTGACCTTATAGAAGTCCTTCTTCACGGGAAAGGGCAGTCGAAGGAATACTTAAAGAAGATCGGCATAGATATATCCGCGAACGGCGGTCGTGTGGGGGTTAAAAGGTCTGGATAA
- a CDS encoding type II toxin-antitoxin system RelE/ParE family toxin — translation MTYEIIFSDKAFRQLKKLEKSIQERIIAVLERIRVRPETYVTKLVEDSGYKLRVGDYRVIMDIKNSKLKILILKVGHRKNI, via the coding sequence ATGACTTATGAAATTATTTTTTCAGATAAAGCTTTCAGACAGCTTAAGAAACTGGAAAAAAGCATCCAGGAAAGAATAATTGCCGTATTGGAACGAATCAGAGTAAGACCTGAAACTTATGTGACTAAACTTGTGGAAGATTCTGGTTATAAGTTGCGGGTAGGTGATTATAGGGTTATAATGGATATCAAAAACAGCAAGCTTAAAATATTAATTTTAAAAGTTGGTCACAGGAAAAATATATGA
- a CDS encoding recombinase, translating to MGVIGVAILESKNERVKLLKKGFTGTQIEMLYVILNSLDVVSVDWQDNENLDRKEEKKNKNIKDFLEDCRSRGLTEQTIATYKSNIATFLKFVGNPINVDTSALCKFLDYLKEMEYRKGKIIKRGVHPNTIKAYFSAISTYYDYLVFNRQLDINPVLQFTRRYLSQIKDQYDGENSRQIISIDDMRRLLTLDMPILDRAILIILAKTGVRRGELIAMDREDLNLEKKEIILRPKAKRANRLVFFDDETMLVLRTYLEWRDKKTKSRALFVSPYNSERISRNRVNEIVARHGSTLGLHDPEGNLNTKLTPHCFRHWFNTHLRRSGLAREFIQELKGDQHKDVIDIYDHIDLSELKNRYLECIPKLFNGYPDGRVKVSPDHRELIISRS from the coding sequence ATGGGAGTAATTGGCGTGGCAATACTAGAATCCAAAAATGAAAGAGTAAAACTACTGAAAAAAGGGTTTACAGGTACACAGATAGAGATGCTATATGTGATTCTCAATTCCCTTGATGTCGTGAGTGTGGACTGGCAGGATAATGAAAATCTTGATCGGAAGGAAGAAAAAAAGAATAAAAACATTAAGGATTTCCTGGAAGACTGCAGATCAAGAGGATTGACAGAACAGACGATAGCAACCTACAAATCAAATATTGCAACATTCCTTAAATTTGTGGGGAATCCTATTAATGTTGATACTTCAGCCCTCTGTAAGTTCCTGGATTATCTTAAAGAAATGGAATACAGGAAAGGGAAAATTATTAAAAGGGGAGTTCATCCCAACACGATCAAAGCATATTTTTCGGCAATCTCAACATATTACGATTATCTGGTTTTTAATCGACAACTCGACATTAACCCTGTACTTCAATTTACACGCCGTTATCTTTCACAGATCAAAGACCAATATGACGGAGAAAACTCACGGCAAATTATCAGTATCGATGACATGAGACGACTTTTAACATTAGATATGCCGATCCTGGATAGGGCCATCCTTATAATCCTGGCAAAGACCGGAGTAAGAAGGGGCGAACTCATAGCTATGGATCGGGAAGATCTCAATCTTGAGAAAAAAGAGATTATACTAAGACCCAAAGCTAAAAGGGCTAACAGGTTAGTATTTTTTGACGATGAGACCATGCTTGTATTGAGAACATACCTTGAATGGAGAGATAAAAAGACTAAATCCAGAGCTCTCTTTGTTTCCCCATACAACAGTGAAAGAATCAGTAGAAATAGGGTTAATGAGATTGTGGCCAGACATGGAAGTACATTAGGTTTGCATGATCCGGAGGGTAACCTTAACACAAAATTGACCCCTCATTGTTTCAGACATTGGTTTAACACGCATTTGAGACGGTCAGGGTTAGCCAGGGAATTTATCCAGGAATTAAAAGGAGATCAGCACAAGGATGTAATAGACATATATGACCATATTGACCTGTCAGAGTTAAAAAATCGTTATTTAGAGTGCATTCCAAAACTTTTTAATGGCTACCCTGATGGGAGGGTGAAAGTATCTCCAGATCACAGAGAGTTAATAATCTCCAGATCATAG
- the pdxS gene encoding pyridoxal 5'-phosphate synthase lyase subunit PdxS, with translation MQLENLRHGTELLKRGFASMQKGGVIMDVTTPEEAIIAEKAGAVAVMALHQVPADIRKSGGVARMADPQVIASIIDAVTIPVMAKARIGHFVEAEIIEALGVDMVDESEVLTPADEMYHIDKTKFTIPFVCGARDLGEALRRINEGAAMIRTKGEAGTGDVKEAVRHMRAIMGTVRELKGKDSEELIAVARRIEAPIELVKETAKLQRLPVVNFAAGGIATPADAALMMRLGADGVFVGSGIFKAENPEKMASAIVEAVNNYDNASELARISKGLGGVMKGIDIRGLSDKEVLQARGW, from the coding sequence ATGCAACTTGAAAATCTCAGACACGGCACGGAACTTTTAAAACGCGGTTTTGCATCTATGCAAAAAGGCGGCGTCATTATGGATGTCACAACACCCGAAGAAGCAATTATTGCAGAAAAAGCCGGCGCTGTGGCTGTCATGGCGCTGCACCAGGTTCCTGCGGACATACGAAAATCCGGGGGAGTTGCCAGGATGGCTGATCCGCAGGTTATTGCATCAATCATTGATGCTGTGACCATACCTGTTATGGCAAAGGCAAGGATAGGGCATTTCGTTGAGGCCGAGATAATTGAAGCGCTTGGTGTTGACATGGTAGATGAGTCTGAAGTTCTTACACCTGCAGATGAGATGTACCATATCGATAAAACAAAATTCACAATACCTTTCGTTTGCGGAGCCCGGGACCTCGGAGAAGCACTTCGAAGGATCAATGAAGGTGCAGCGATGATAAGAACAAAAGGTGAAGCTGGAACTGGCGATGTGAAAGAAGCAGTCAGGCATATGCGTGCCATCATGGGTACAGTGCGGGAGCTAAAAGGCAAAGACTCAGAGGAATTAATAGCAGTTGCTCGAAGAATAGAAGCGCCAATAGAGCTTGTAAAAGAGACTGCAAAGCTTCAGAGACTTCCTGTCGTGAATTTCGCAGCTGGCGGAATAGCTACGCCAGCAGACGCGGCTCTAATGATGCGGCTTGGAGCAGATGGTGTTTTTGTGGGTTCAGGGATTTTTAAGGCAGAAAATCCTGAAAAGATGGCTTCTGCAATTGTCGAAGCTGTGAATAATTATGACAACGCTTCCGAGCTTGCAAGGATATCAAAGGGGCTTGGCGGTGTAATGAAAGGTATCGATATAAGGGGTTTATCTGATAAGGAAGTTCTCCAGGCAAGAGGATGGTAA
- a CDS encoding glycine cleavage system protein H translates to MVEIEGHKLPEELYYTKDHTWARIEDNGTVTVGLDAYGAKAAGNIEFIDLPLEDDEFEAGEAFGSLESAKWVGGLLMPVSGTITEVNENIEDDLDLLKGDPYGEGWLIRLKPSNLKDDLKSLVHGLDVGPWLKKEIENRKKK, encoded by the coding sequence ATGGTTGAAATAGAGGGACATAAACTTCCGGAAGAATTGTATTATACTAAAGATCACACATGGGCCAGAATTGAAGACAATGGTACTGTTACAGTTGGTCTTGATGCCTATGGAGCAAAAGCAGCGGGAAATATCGAATTTATTGACCTTCCTCTTGAGGACGATGAATTCGAGGCAGGAGAAGCATTCGGGTCGCTTGAATCAGCAAAATGGGTGGGCGGCTTATTGATGCCTGTTTCCGGTACGATAACAGAAGTCAATGAAAATATCGAAGATGATCTTGATCTCTTAAAAGGAGACCCGTATGGAGAAGGCTGGTTGATCAGATTAAAGCCCAGCAACCTGAAGGACGACCTGAAAAGTCTTGTTCATGGACTTGATGTAGGGCCCTGGCTTAAGAAAGAGATCGAGAACCGGAAGAAAAAATAG
- a CDS encoding glycine cleavage system protein H — translation MKAYEFDFPDDRYYMKNHIWLKPENGEILIGITELGQSLSKGIVHIDLPEIGESIKKGDMLVAYETIKAVSQISVPFDTKVTSVNEKLWDDPNAINSDPYNEWIVKVKGKFDDKHVMKVEEATGYYASLIAKERERYADN, via the coding sequence ATGAAGGCCTATGAGTTTGATTTCCCCGATGATCGGTATTACATGAAAAACCACATATGGCTAAAGCCTGAAAATGGCGAAATCCTTATAGGAATAACCGAACTTGGCCAATCGTTATCTAAAGGGATCGTACACATTGATCTTCCTGAAATAGGAGAATCAATCAAAAAAGGGGACATGCTTGTTGCGTACGAAACAATAAAAGCGGTATCCCAGATATCAGTCCCGTTTGATACGAAAGTCACTTCAGTAAATGAAAAACTCTGGGATGACCCGAATGCTATCAATAGTGACCCTTACAATGAGTGGATCGTGAAAGTAAAAGGGAAATTTGATGATAAACATGTAATGAAAGTGGAAGAAGCAACAGGATATTATGCCAGTTTGATCGCCAAAGAACGCGAGCGATATGCGGATAATTAA